One segment of Stomatobaculum sp. F0698 DNA contains the following:
- the murB gene encoding UDP-N-acetylmuramate dehydrogenase, whose product MRRQSEQEPLSRHTSFRIGGAADYYYEPETAEELKSLLAHCTAEGIPSAVIGNGSNLLVGDKGFRGAVIRLGEGFGAIEVNGNCLKAEAGALLAKLARTAADAGLSGLAFAAGIPGTVGGALVMNAGAYGGEMKDVLESAELLMPDGSVRCFTGEELELSYRHSKIPELGAIVLSATFVLTPGEKEEILAEMKRYAESRREKQPLNYPSAGSAFKRPPGDTAARLLDEAGCKGLRIGGAAISEKHAGFLVNLEHASAKDVRAVLTAAAERVEARFGVRLEPEIRFLGEF is encoded by the coding sequence TTGCGAAGACAGTCGGAACAAGAGCCGCTATCCCGCCACACGAGTTTTCGAATCGGCGGCGCGGCGGATTATTACTATGAGCCGGAAACGGCCGAAGAGCTCAAGTCCCTGCTTGCGCATTGCACGGCAGAGGGCATTCCGAGCGCGGTCATCGGTAACGGTTCGAACCTCCTGGTCGGCGACAAGGGCTTTCGCGGCGCTGTCATACGCCTCGGCGAGGGCTTCGGTGCCATCGAAGTGAACGGAAATTGCTTGAAAGCCGAAGCGGGGGCGCTGCTTGCGAAACTGGCGCGAACGGCCGCGGATGCGGGGCTTAGCGGCCTCGCCTTTGCCGCGGGCATTCCGGGCACGGTCGGCGGCGCGCTGGTCATGAATGCCGGAGCTTACGGCGGCGAGATGAAGGATGTTTTAGAGAGCGCAGAGCTTCTCATGCCGGACGGCAGCGTGCGGTGTTTTACCGGGGAAGAGCTGGAACTCAGCTACCGGCACAGTAAGATTCCGGAACTGGGGGCCATTGTGCTCTCCGCGACCTTTGTTTTAACGCCGGGTGAGAAAGAGGAGATACTTGCGGAGATGAAGCGCTACGCGGAGTCCCGCCGCGAAAAGCAGCCCCTCAATTACCCGAGCGCGGGCTCTGCCTTTAAGCGCCCGCCGGGCGACACGGCGGCGCGGCTTCTCGACGAGGCGGGCTGCAAGGGGCTTCGCATCGGCGGTGCGGCCATCTCGGAAAAGCACGCCGGCTTCCTTGTCAATCTGGAGCATGCGAGCGCTAAGGATGTGCGCGCGGTTCTCACGGCGGCGGCCGAACGGGTCGAAGCGCGCTTCGGCGTGCGACTCGAGCCCGAAATCCGCTTCCTCGGGGAGTTCTGA
- a CDS encoding DUF6145 family protein: MAEHTAENTVLCGANSYVQKFYLNPAFQKLPESIKRELQILCVSITEEAGGVLTLEFDAEGNLLFKASAEDSDYLFDEIASGMKIGRARFDHQELLEELELYYRVVFLGEEI, from the coding sequence ATGGCGGAACATACAGCGGAAAACACCGTGCTCTGCGGGGCAAATTCCTATGTGCAGAAGTTTTATCTGAATCCCGCGTTCCAGAAGCTCCCCGAGAGCATCAAACGCGAGCTGCAAATTCTCTGCGTGAGCATTACGGAGGAAGCGGGCGGCGTGCTTACCCTCGAATTCGATGCGGAGGGCAATCTCCTGTTTAAGGCGAGCGCCGAGGACAGCGACTATCTCTTTGATGAGATTGCGAGCGGCATGAAGATAGGAAGAGCGCGCTTTGACCATCAGGAGCTCCTGGAAGAACTGGAGCTATACTACCGCGTTGTCTTTCTGGGGGAGGAAATTTGA
- the lysS gene encoding lysine--tRNA ligase: MSEVKKGGETLEQDVHRLMQVRLDKLDELKAAGKDPFELTTYEQSHHAAEIKARFAELQDTEVSVAGRMMSKRVMGKASFCAVRDLSGDIQIYVARDAVGEEAYAFFKKYDIGDIIGVRGKVFETKTGEISIHAEELTLLTKSMQPLPEKFHGLTDTDQRYRQRYIDLVMNPEVRETFVKRSKIISSIRRYLDDRGFMEVETPMLVSNAGGAAARPFETHYNALSEDVKLRISLELYLKRLIVGGLERVYEIGRVFRNEGLDARHNPEFTLMELYQAYTDYEGMMNLTEDMFRHVAREVNGSAKIMYSGTEIDLEKPFRRITMTEAVKEYSGVDFATIETLEEARAVAKEKGVAFEERHKRGDILNLFFETFCEEHMIQPTFVTDHPIEISPLTKKKPNNPDYVERFELFIYGREMCNAYSELNDPIDQRERFKAQDALAAAGDEEANHTDEDFLNALNVGMPPTGGIGYGIDRLVMLLTDSPAIRDVLLFPTMKTMKAENKEAHGESEGKAEEASGFFTPNEKIDFSGVKIEPLFEDQVDFETFSKSDFRAVKVKDCKAVPKSKKLLQFTLDDGTGTDRTILSGIHAYYEPEELIGKTLIAITNLPPRPMMDIESCGMLLSVVNERNGEEELHLLMVDNHIPAGAKLY; encoded by the coding sequence ATGAGTGAAGTAAAGAAGGGCGGAGAGACGCTTGAGCAGGATGTGCACCGCTTAATGCAGGTGCGCCTTGACAAGCTGGACGAGTTAAAAGCAGCGGGCAAGGATCCGTTTGAGCTTACGACCTACGAGCAGAGCCATCACGCCGCGGAAATCAAGGCGCGCTTTGCGGAGCTTCAGGACACGGAAGTCTCGGTCGCCGGCCGCATGATGAGTAAGCGCGTCATGGGCAAGGCGTCTTTTTGTGCGGTTCGCGATTTGAGCGGCGACATTCAGATTTATGTGGCGCGCGATGCGGTCGGTGAAGAGGCATATGCCTTCTTTAAGAAGTACGACATCGGCGATATCATCGGTGTCCGCGGCAAGGTCTTTGAGACCAAGACAGGTGAGATTTCGATTCACGCGGAAGAGCTTACCCTGCTCACAAAGAGCATGCAGCCGCTCCCGGAGAAGTTCCACGGCCTCACCGACACCGATCAGCGCTACCGTCAGCGCTACATTGATCTCGTCATGAACCCAGAGGTGCGCGAGACCTTCGTGAAGCGCTCCAAGATTATCTCCTCGATTCGGAGATATCTGGATGACAGAGGCTTCATGGAAGTCGAGACCCCGATGCTCGTATCAAATGCGGGCGGCGCGGCAGCTCGTCCCTTTGAGACCCACTACAACGCGCTGAGCGAAGATGTGAAGCTCCGCATCTCCCTGGAGCTCTACTTAAAGCGTCTCATTGTCGGCGGTCTGGAGCGCGTCTACGAGATAGGCCGCGTGTTCCGGAACGAGGGCTTGGATGCCCGCCACAACCCCGAGTTCACGCTGATGGAGCTCTATCAGGCGTACACGGACTACGAGGGCATGATGAACCTCACCGAGGACATGTTCCGCCACGTGGCGCGTGAGGTAAACGGCAGCGCGAAGATTATGTACAGCGGCACCGAGATTGACCTCGAGAAGCCCTTCCGCCGCATCACGATGACCGAGGCGGTCAAGGAGTACAGCGGCGTCGATTTCGCGACAATCGAGACCCTCGAAGAGGCGAGAGCTGTCGCGAAGGAGAAGGGCGTCGCATTCGAAGAGAGACACAAGAGAGGCGATATTCTGAACCTCTTCTTCGAGACCTTCTGCGAGGAGCATATGATTCAGCCGACCTTCGTGACCGACCATCCGATCGAGATTTCGCCGCTCACGAAGAAGAAGCCGAACAACCCGGACTATGTGGAGCGCTTCGAGCTCTTTATCTACGGCAGAGAAATGTGCAACGCCTACTCCGAGCTGAACGACCCGATTGACCAGCGCGAGCGCTTCAAGGCGCAGGACGCACTGGCCGCGGCGGGCGATGAAGAGGCGAACCACACGGACGAGGACTTCCTGAACGCGCTGAATGTCGGTATGCCGCCGACCGGCGGTATCGGCTACGGCATTGACCGTCTGGTGATGCTCCTCACCGACAGCCCGGCCATCCGCGATGTACTGCTGTTCCCGACCATGAAGACCATGAAGGCCGAGAACAAAGAAGCACATGGCGAGAGCGAAGGCAAGGCGGAAGAGGCAAGCGGCTTCTTTACCCCGAACGAGAAGATCGATTTCAGCGGGGTTAAGATTGAGCCCCTGTTCGAAGATCAGGTGGATTTCGAGACCTTCTCGAAGAGCGATTTCCGCGCGGTCAAGGTAAAGGACTGCAAGGCAGTGCCGAAGTCGAAGAAGCTCCTGCAGTTTACCTTAGACGACGGAACGGGCACGGACCGCACGATTTTAAGCGGCATCCACGCCTACTACGAGCCGGAAGAGCTGATCGGAAAGACGCTGATTGCAATCACGAACCTGCCGCCGCGCCCCATGATGGACATCGAGTCCTGCGGCATGTTGCTCTCTGTGGTCAACGAGCGCAACGGGGAGGAAGAGCTTCATCTTCTCATGGTGGATAACCACATCCCGGCGGGGGCGAAGCTGTACTAA
- a CDS encoding HPr family phosphocarrier protein: MIKKSMVVKLNGKADAMPAAMLVQVASQYESSIYVDDADKRVNAKSIMGMMTLGLANGLEIVVTADGKDEDAAISGIEEYLCQ; the protein is encoded by the coding sequence ATGATTAAGAAGTCTATGGTAGTGAAGTTAAACGGCAAGGCGGATGCCATGCCGGCTGCGATGCTGGTCCAGGTTGCAAGCCAGTACGAGAGCAGCATCTATGTGGATGATGCGGACAAGCGCGTCAACGCAAAGAGCATCATGGGCATGATGACCCTTGGACTCGCAAACGGTCTGGAAATTGTCGTGACGGCAGACGGCAAGGATGAGGACGCCGCAATCAGCGGCATTGAGGAATATCTCTGCCAGTAA
- the greA gene encoding transcription elongation factor GreA has product MAEIKKNVLTQEGLKRYEEELQDLRVNKRKEIADKIKEAREQGDLSENAEYDAAKDEQRDIEARIGELEELLKHAEVYVSEETPIDRVGIGSLVKVLDIEEDEELEFKIVGSQEADSLSGKISNESPVGAKLLGKEAGEVVTVELPAGNLSYKIISITKENSDE; this is encoded by the coding sequence ATGGCGGAGATTAAAAAGAATGTTTTGACCCAAGAGGGTTTGAAGCGCTATGAGGAAGAGCTGCAGGACTTGCGGGTCAATAAGCGCAAGGAGATTGCTGATAAAATCAAAGAGGCAAGAGAGCAGGGCGACCTCTCGGAGAACGCAGAGTACGATGCGGCGAAGGACGAGCAGCGCGACATTGAGGCGAGAATCGGTGAGCTCGAGGAGCTCTTAAAGCACGCAGAGGTTTATGTCTCGGAGGAGACCCCGATTGACCGCGTGGGCATCGGCAGCCTTGTGAAGGTGCTCGACATCGAGGAGGATGAGGAACTTGAGTTCAAGATTGTGGGCTCGCAGGAGGCGGATTCCCTCTCCGGCAAGATTTCCAACGAGTCTCCGGTCGGCGCAAAGCTGCTCGGCAAGGAAGCGGGCGAGGTGGTCACGGTAGAGCTTCCCGCAGGGAACCTCTCCTATAAGATTATCAGCATCACGAAGGAGAACAGTGATGAGTGA
- the pfkA gene encoding 6-phosphofructokinase translates to MAKKIETIGVLTSGGDAPGMNAAIRAVVRTALHHGMKVKGIMRGYSGLLDEEFIDMDARSVADIINRGGTILYTARCMEMVTEEGQRQAAEICKKHGIDGVVVIGGDGSFKGAGKLSKYGINTIGVPGTIDLDIACTEYTIGFDTAVNTAIDAIDKVRDTSTSHERCSIIEVMGRHAGYIALWSGIATGSDAILIPEHYDGNEQEIINNIIDSRRRGKKHFIIINAEGIGHSSSMAKRIEAATGLETRATILGYMQRGGSPSCKDRFYASIMGSKAVDLLAEGKSNRLVAYQNGEFCDFDIEEALRMQKEIPEYQLELSAKLTR, encoded by the coding sequence ATGGCAAAGAAAATTGAGACCATCGGTGTTTTGACAAGCGGCGGCGATGCCCCCGGTATGAATGCGGCAATCCGTGCGGTGGTTCGCACCGCCTTGCACCACGGCATGAAGGTAAAGGGCATCATGCGCGGCTATTCCGGCCTGCTCGATGAGGAATTCATCGACATGGATGCGCGCAGCGTTGCGGACATCATTAACCGCGGCGGCACCATACTCTACACGGCGCGTTGCATGGAGATGGTGACCGAGGAAGGGCAGCGCCAGGCGGCGGAAATCTGCAAAAAGCACGGCATCGACGGTGTGGTCGTGATCGGCGGCGACGGTTCCTTTAAGGGCGCGGGCAAACTCTCGAAGTACGGCATCAACACCATCGGTGTCCCCGGGACCATAGACCTCGACATTGCCTGCACCGAGTACACCATAGGCTTTGACACGGCGGTCAACACCGCAATCGACGCGATCGATAAGGTGCGCGACACCAGTACCTCGCACGAGCGCTGCTCCATCATTGAGGTCATGGGACGCCACGCGGGCTATATTGCGCTCTGGAGCGGCATCGCGACCGGCAGCGACGCGATTTTGATTCCCGAGCACTACGACGGCAACGAGCAGGAGATCATCAACAACATCATCGACAGCCGTCGGCGCGGCAAGAAGCACTTCATCATCATCAACGCGGAGGGCATAGGCCACTCGAGTTCCATGGCAAAGCGCATTGAGGCGGCGACCGGACTCGAGACCCGCGCCACCATACTGGGCTACATGCAGCGCGGCGGTTCGCCTTCCTGTAAGGACCGCTTCTACGCTTCGATTATGGGTTCCAAGGCCGTGGACCTGCTCGCAGAGGGCAAGTCGAATCGTCTGGTCGCCTATCAAAACGGCGAGTTCTGCGATTTCGACATTGAAGAAGCGCTCCGCATGCAGAAGGAGATTCCGGAGTATCAGTTGGAACTCTCCGCAAAGCTGACGCGCTGA
- a CDS encoding DNA polymerase III subunit alpha → MAFTHLHVHTEYSLLDGSGKIPELIQRAKELGQTALAVTDHGVMYGVIDFYKAAKAAGIKPILGCEIYVTPGSRFDRDNKKGEARYYHLILLAENNEGYENLTKIVSRGFVDGFYYKPRVDFETLREFSKGIIASSACLAGEVARNLAVNRYEDAKEAALRYRDIFGADNFFLELQDHGLSVQKAVNQQLIQLSQDTGIPLIATNDIHYTQPEDWEAHDLLLCLQTGKKASDEDRMRYEGGQYYLKSEEEMRSLFAAVPEALENTAKIAARCEVEIRFHELKLPAYDVPEGYADAASYLRALSEEGFRARYPEEPAALRARLEEELAVIGRMGYVDYFLIVWDYIHFAKEHGIGVGPGRGSAAGSVVSYCLGITDIDPEKYQLVFERFLNPERVSMPDIDVDFAYERRQEVIDYVGRKYGKERVVQIITFGTLAAKGVVRDVGRVLDLPYARCDQIAKLIPNDLKMTLDKALVQSKELRALYESDESVHHLIDMSKRLEGLPRHASIHAAGVVISKKAAEEYVPLARGADGSITTQFGMNTLEELGLLKMDFLGLRTLTVIQNAAAEAEKRSGKPIDMLGIDFNDPEVMALIGSGNTEGIFQLESAGMKSFMKELKPTTLEDIIAGISLYRPGPMDFIPRYLEGKNHPEEVRYECPQLETILKPTYGCMVYQEQVMQIVRDLAGYTWGRSDLVRRAMSKKKESVMKEERQNFVYGNEAEGIRGCVNNGISEAVANHLFDEMMDFANYAFNKSHAACYAYVSFQTAWLKHYYPKEFMAALMTSVIDNSSKIAEYILVCRQMGIPILPPDVNDGKAVFSVSGEGIRFGLSAIRAVGTAVSEEIVRERETGGAFRSLEDFIERLSNKEANRRTLESFVKAGALDSMPGNRRQKLLLIPELLDKKAKQKNAIAGQVSLFDFLGEEARQSLESALPEVDEFRKEDLLAFEKETVGVYLSGHPLDDVRELWEKTVTAKTIDFLADDESGRAALTDRQQAVIGGVLTNVTTKITRNNDTMAFLTLEDLVGTVEVLLFPKAYERYRELLIPDAKLFLSGRVTISDDDVSGKLICERLSVFGAGERTLWIQFADEAAYLAQRGELLLRLGNSEGKDNVKIYCRAEKKIIQLGRDWRVSAEESLLDELRAVFGAENVKTSVKQSL, encoded by the coding sequence GTGGCATTTACACATTTGCACGTACACACGGAATATTCGCTGCTTGACGGCTCCGGAAAGATACCGGAGCTCATTCAGCGCGCAAAGGAACTGGGGCAGACGGCGCTCGCCGTGACCGACCACGGCGTCATGTACGGCGTGATCGATTTTTATAAGGCGGCCAAGGCGGCGGGCATTAAGCCCATACTGGGCTGCGAAATCTATGTGACGCCGGGCTCTCGCTTTGACCGGGACAACAAAAAGGGCGAGGCGCGCTACTACCATTTGATTTTGCTCGCGGAGAACAACGAGGGCTATGAGAACCTCACGAAAATTGTCTCGCGGGGCTTTGTCGACGGCTTTTACTATAAGCCGCGCGTCGATTTTGAGACCCTGCGCGAGTTCTCGAAGGGCATCATCGCGAGTTCCGCCTGCCTTGCGGGCGAGGTGGCGCGAAACCTTGCGGTGAACCGCTACGAGGACGCCAAGGAGGCAGCGCTCCGCTACCGCGATATCTTCGGGGCGGATAACTTTTTCTTGGAGCTCCAGGATCACGGGCTCAGTGTTCAGAAGGCGGTCAATCAGCAGCTCATACAGCTATCGCAAGACACGGGTATCCCGCTGATTGCGACCAACGATATTCACTACACCCAGCCCGAGGACTGGGAGGCACACGACCTCCTGCTCTGCCTCCAGACCGGCAAGAAGGCGAGCGATGAAGACCGCATGCGCTACGAGGGCGGACAGTATTACCTAAAGTCCGAGGAGGAGATGCGTTCTCTCTTTGCCGCGGTCCCCGAGGCTTTGGAGAACACGGCAAAAATCGCCGCGCGCTGCGAGGTCGAGATACGCTTTCATGAATTGAAGCTCCCCGCCTACGATGTCCCTGAGGGCTATGCGGACGCGGCGAGCTATCTGCGCGCCCTCTCGGAAGAGGGCTTCCGCGCGCGCTACCCGGAAGAGCCGGCGGCGCTCCGGGCGCGCTTGGAAGAAGAACTCGCGGTCATAGGCCGCATGGGCTATGTGGACTATTTCCTCATCGTCTGGGACTACATTCACTTTGCGAAGGAGCACGGCATCGGCGTGGGGCCCGGGCGCGGCTCGGCGGCAGGATCGGTGGTCTCGTACTGCCTCGGCATTACCGACATCGACCCCGAAAAATACCAGCTGGTCTTTGAGCGCTTCCTGAACCCGGAGCGCGTCTCCATGCCGGATATCGACGTGGACTTCGCCTACGAGAGACGGCAGGAAGTCATAGACTATGTGGGCAGAAAGTACGGAAAAGAGCGAGTCGTACAGATTATCACCTTCGGTACGCTCGCGGCCAAGGGCGTGGTGCGCGATGTGGGGCGCGTTCTGGATCTCCCCTATGCGCGCTGCGACCAGATTGCAAAGCTGATTCCGAATGATTTAAAGATGACGCTCGACAAGGCCTTGGTGCAGTCGAAGGAGCTCCGCGCGCTCTATGAGAGCGATGAGAGCGTGCACCACTTGATCGACATGTCAAAGCGACTCGAGGGGCTGCCGCGCCACGCTTCGATTCACGCGGCGGGCGTGGTCATTTCGAAGAAGGCGGCGGAAGAGTATGTGCCGCTCGCAAGGGGCGCGGACGGCTCGATTACGACCCAGTTCGGTATGAACACCTTAGAGGAACTGGGGCTTTTAAAGATGGATTTTCTGGGGCTCAGAACCCTGACCGTGATTCAGAATGCCGCCGCGGAGGCGGAGAAGCGGAGCGGGAAGCCGATCGACATGCTGGGCATCGATTTCAACGACCCCGAGGTCATGGCGCTCATCGGGAGCGGCAACACCGAGGGCATATTCCAGCTCGAGAGCGCGGGCATGAAGAGCTTCATGAAGGAGCTAAAGCCTACGACCCTCGAGGATATCATCGCCGGCATCTCCCTGTATCGCCCGGGTCCCATGGACTTTATCCCCCGCTATCTGGAGGGCAAGAACCACCCGGAAGAAGTGCGCTACGAGTGCCCGCAGCTTGAGACCATCCTAAAGCCGACCTACGGCTGCATGGTCTATCAGGAGCAGGTCATGCAGATTGTGCGAGACCTGGCGGGCTACACCTGGGGACGCTCGGATTTGGTGCGCCGCGCCATGAGTAAGAAAAAAGAGTCGGTCATGAAGGAAGAGCGGCAGAACTTTGTCTACGGCAACGAGGCCGAGGGCATACGGGGCTGTGTGAACAACGGCATCAGCGAGGCGGTCGCAAACCATCTCTTTGACGAGATGATGGACTTTGCGAACTACGCTTTTAATAAGAGCCACGCGGCCTGCTATGCCTATGTCTCCTTCCAGACCGCCTGGTTAAAGCACTACTATCCGAAGGAGTTTATGGCGGCGCTCATGACCTCGGTCATAGACAACAGCAGCAAGATTGCCGAGTACATTCTGGTCTGCCGCCAGATGGGCATTCCGATTCTGCCGCCGGATGTAAACGACGGCAAGGCCGTGTTCTCGGTCTCGGGAGAGGGCATACGCTTCGGTCTCTCGGCGATACGCGCGGTCGGAACGGCCGTGAGCGAGGAAATTGTGCGGGAGCGCGAGACGGGAGGTGCCTTCCGATCGCTCGAAGACTTCATAGAGCGCCTCTCGAACAAGGAGGCGAACCGGCGCACGCTCGAGAGCTTTGTGAAGGCGGGCGCGCTGGATTCCATGCCGGGAAACCGCAGACAGAAACTCTTGCTCATCCCGGAGCTGCTCGACAAGAAGGCAAAGCAGAAGAATGCGATTGCGGGTCAGGTATCGCTCTTTGACTTTCTCGGCGAGGAGGCGCGGCAGAGTCTTGAATCCGCCCTTCCGGAGGTCGATGAGTTCCGGAAAGAGGACCTTCTCGCTTTCGAAAAGGAGACAGTCGGGGTCTATCTGAGCGGGCATCCGCTCGATGACGTGCGGGAACTCTGGGAGAAGACCGTGACGGCAAAGACCATAGACTTCCTCGCGGACGATGAGAGCGGCAGGGCAGCGCTTACGGACAGGCAGCAGGCGGTTATCGGCGGCGTGCTCACGAATGTCACGACCAAGATTACGCGAAACAACGATACGATGGCCTTTCTCACCCTAGAGGATTTGGTCGGTACGGTTGAGGTGCTGCTCTTCCCGAAGGCCTATGAGCGCTATCGGGAGCTCTTGATTCCGGATGCCAAGCTCTTTCTCTCCGGCCGTGTTACGATCAGCGATGACGATGTGTCCGGCAAGCTGATTTGCGAGCGGCTGTCCGTCTTCGGCGCGGGCGAGCGCACGCTCTGGATCCAGTTTGCGGATGAGGCTGCCTATCTCGCGCAGCGCGGCGAGCTCCTGCTTCGCCTCGGCAACAGCGAGGGCAAGGACAACGTGAAGATTTACTGCCGCGCGGAGAAAAAAATCATACAGCTCGGGCGGGACTGGCGCGTTTCGGCGGAAGAAAGCTTGCTTGATGAGCTCCGCGCCGTTTTCGGCGCGGAAAATGTGAAGACCAGCGTAAAGCAGAGCCTCTGA
- the dusB gene encoding tRNA dihydrouridine synthase DusB encodes MRVGELVLRNGLMLAPMAGVSDLPFRLLCREQGAELAVTEMVSAKALHYKNKATEELLKSCEADAPLAVQLFGSEPEICAEAAEALSERPEFALIDFNMGCPMPKIVNNGDGSKLMTKPELAAEIIAAMAKKSKKPVCVKMRAGFTEEEKNAPELAKRLEAAGAAMLTVHGRTREQYYAGTADWDIIRQVKEAVSIPVIGNGDIVSGESAARMLRETGCDGIAVGRAAEGNPWIFREIRGYLERGENVAAPSVAERFDLMRRHLALEVEADGERMAVRKLRSHFAWYLHGFPNAAKWRHAINTAECQEVLLKILESAFQAANHLDTAESTSL; translated from the coding sequence TTGAGAGTCGGAGAACTTGTACTGCGGAATGGGCTCATGCTTGCGCCGATGGCAGGCGTCAGCGACCTCCCGTTTCGCCTGCTCTGCCGCGAGCAGGGCGCGGAGCTCGCGGTCACCGAGATGGTAAGCGCGAAGGCCCTGCACTATAAAAATAAGGCGACCGAGGAACTCTTAAAGAGCTGTGAGGCCGATGCGCCGCTTGCGGTGCAGCTGTTCGGCTCTGAGCCGGAAATCTGCGCGGAGGCGGCGGAGGCACTCTCGGAGCGCCCCGAATTTGCCCTGATCGACTTTAACATGGGCTGCCCGATGCCGAAGATTGTCAATAACGGCGACGGCTCGAAGCTTATGACGAAGCCGGAACTCGCGGCGGAAATCATTGCCGCAATGGCAAAAAAAAGCAAAAAGCCGGTGTGCGTGAAAATGCGCGCCGGCTTTACTGAGGAAGAGAAGAACGCACCGGAACTCGCAAAGCGCTTAGAGGCGGCCGGTGCGGCCATGCTCACCGTGCACGGCCGGACGAGAGAACAGTACTACGCGGGAACCGCGGACTGGGACATCATACGGCAGGTCAAAGAGGCGGTCTCGATTCCGGTCATCGGAAACGGTGACATTGTGAGCGGCGAGAGCGCCGCGCGCATGCTGCGGGAGACCGGCTGCGACGGAATCGCGGTGGGGCGCGCCGCGGAGGGAAATCCCTGGATTTTCCGCGAGATACGGGGCTATCTCGAGCGGGGCGAAAACGTCGCGGCGCCGAGCGTTGCGGAGCGCTTTGATCTCATGCGGCGTCACCTCGCCCTGGAGGTAGAAGCGGACGGCGAGCGCATGGCGGTGCGAAAACTGAGAAGCCACTTTGCCTGGTATCTGCACGGCTTTCCGAATGCGGCAAAGTGGAGACATGCAATCAACACAGCGGAGTGTCAGGAAGTACTCCTCAAAATTCTGGAGAGTGCCTTTCAGGCGGCGAATCACCTTGACACAGCGGAAAGTACTTCTCTATAA
- the whiA gene encoding DNA-binding protein WhiA has protein sequence MSFSAEIKEELAELIPSEFSLFTAELQGLLLYGAKLTEKEGGTELRFLSEHEESAKKYFTFIRKTDRIKTDFAITTHHTNGKNKTCTAFLSPEDTAVLLESAALGYENGEFQIGRKAEQKLSGEEERRAFLRGAFLAAGSVSDPERFYHLEFVCSDENKAWYLKLLLSALGETAGVVQRKGHYVVYLKDSDGIVALLGMMGASRALLALEEIRVVKDMRNRVNRTVNCETANLQKTVAAALKQRKDIEYIRDAEGFENLPSTLAEMAEIRLEYPDVSLKELGTYLNPPVGKSGVNHRLRKLSEYADELRGHEKRG, from the coding sequence ATGTCGTTTTCAGCGGAAATTAAGGAAGAGCTCGCCGAGCTGATTCCGTCGGAGTTCTCGCTTTTTACGGCGGAGTTGCAGGGATTGTTGCTCTACGGCGCGAAATTGACGGAAAAAGAGGGCGGGACAGAACTGCGCTTCCTCAGCGAACACGAGGAAAGTGCGAAGAAATACTTTACATTCATAAGAAAAACGGATAGAATCAAAACAGATTTTGCCATCACAACGCATCATACGAACGGAAAAAACAAGACTTGCACTGCCTTTCTCTCCCCGGAGGACACCGCCGTGCTCCTAGAGAGCGCCGCGCTCGGCTATGAAAACGGGGAGTTTCAAATCGGCAGAAAGGCGGAACAGAAGCTCTCCGGTGAGGAGGAGCGGCGCGCATTTTTGCGGGGGGCCTTTCTCGCTGCGGGGTCTGTTTCCGATCCCGAGCGTTTTTATCACCTGGAGTTTGTATGTTCGGATGAGAACAAGGCTTGGTATCTGAAATTGCTCCTCTCCGCCCTCGGTGAGACGGCGGGGGTTGTGCAGCGAAAGGGACACTACGTCGTATACCTCAAGGACAGCGACGGCATTGTGGCTCTGCTCGGCATGATGGGAGCTTCCCGCGCATTGCTTGCCTTGGAAGAAATTCGCGTGGTGAAGGACATGCGCAACCGTGTGAACCGCACGGTCAATTGTGAGACGGCAAATTTACAGAAGACGGTGGCGGCAGCTTTAAAACAGCGGAAGGACATCGAATACATCCGCGATGCGGAGGGATTCGAGAATCTGCCGTCGACACTTGCAGAGATGGCGGAAATCCGTTTGGAGTATCCGGATGTGTCCCTCAAAGAACTGGGGACGTATCTGAATCCGCCGGTCGGCAAGAGCGGTGTAAACCACAGATTGCGGAAACTCTCGGAGTATGCGGATGAGTTGCGCGGACACGAGAAAAGAGGGTAA